One genomic segment of Desulfomicrobium sp. ZS1 includes these proteins:
- the rsmD gene encoding 16S rRNA (guanine(966)-N(2))-methyltransferase RsmD: protein MRIIAGEYRGRQIRTTEGPGYRPATGKVRESLFSMLESLGVDWGETRVADIFAGSGSLGIEALSRGARDAVFVEKAAQAATLIRSNLEALGVERRRCSVVKTDALRWLGGSGCGPFELVFIDPPYGKDLLLPTLGLLLERGALAPDGIVCAEVEAGLRFENPPRQDLFLLRDKLYGQTRICVWRRN from the coding sequence GTGCGCATCATCGCCGGGGAGTACAGGGGCAGACAGATCCGCACCACCGAGGGGCCGGGCTACCGGCCCGCCACGGGCAAGGTGCGGGAGTCCCTGTTCTCCATGCTTGAGTCCCTAGGCGTGGATTGGGGGGAGACCCGGGTGGCGGACATCTTCGCGGGCAGCGGCTCTCTGGGCATCGAGGCCCTCAGCCGGGGAGCCCGGGACGCCGTCTTTGTGGAGAAGGCCGCCCAGGCGGCAACCCTGATTCGTTCCAATCTGGAAGCTCTTGGCGTGGAGCGGCGGCGCTGCAGCGTGGTCAAGACAGACGCATTGCGCTGGCTTGGCGGCAGCGGCTGCGGACCGTTCGAGCTTGTCTTTATCGATCCGCCCTACGGCAAGGATCTGTTGCTTCCGACCCTGGGGCTGCTGCTGGAACGCGGAGCGCTCGCGCCGGATGGAATTGTGTGCGCCGAAGTGGAAGCTGGGCTCAGGTTCGAGAACCCTCCGAGGCAGGACCTCTTTCTTCTTCGAGACAAACTTTACGGGCAAACGAGGATTTGCGTATGGCGCAGAAACTAG
- a CDS encoding helix-turn-helix domain-containing protein → MSKEQLGKRVKRFREMNEISLEDLAQRTGLEIAFLKSLEDDSVYPSLGPLLKVARGLGVRMGTFLDDELGQDPLIVRLGEREEGLSMLGGKGCSVDMKFYSLGKGKTDRHMEPFFVELMPAACGEPKLSSHEGEEFIVVHEGSIEITYGKDVLTLGKGDSIYLNSIVPHHVAAGGNAPASIYAVLYFPE, encoded by the coding sequence ATGAGCAAAGAGCAACTCGGCAAACGTGTCAAACGATTCCGGGAAATGAACGAGATCAGCCTTGAAGACCTGGCCCAGCGCACGGGGCTTGAAATTGCGTTTCTTAAATCTCTGGAAGACGATTCCGTCTATCCGTCCCTCGGGCCGCTACTCAAAGTCGCGCGAGGGCTGGGTGTGCGCATGGGCACATTTCTGGATGACGAGTTGGGCCAGGATCCGCTCATCGTGCGTCTGGGGGAAAGGGAAGAGGGCCTGAGCATGCTTGGCGGCAAGGGCTGTTCCGTGGACATGAAGTTCTATTCCCTTGGCAAGGGCAAGACCGATCGGCACATGGAGCCTTTCTTTGTCGAACTCATGCCTGCAGCGTGCGGGGAGCCAAAGCTGTCCAGCCATGAAGGCGAAGAGTTCATTGTCGTGCACGAAGGTTCCATCGAGATCACGTACGGCAAGGACGTGCTGACCCTCGGCAAGGGGGATTCCATTTATCTCAATTCCATCGTTCCGCATCATGTGGCGGCTGGCGGGAATGCTCCGGCCTCCATTTATGCGGTGCTCTATTTTCCGGAATAG
- a CDS encoding twin-arginine translocase TatA/TatE family subunit, which yields MFGIGIPELLIILVIVLVIFGANKLPEIGSGMGRAIKNFKKATGEPEEIDVTPKSESKDASDKKE from the coding sequence ATGTTTGGCATTGGTATCCCTGAGCTTCTAATAATACTGGTCATCGTCCTGGTCATTTTCGGGGCCAACAAGTTGCCTGAAATCGGTTCAGGAATGGGCCGGGCCATAAAAAACTTCAAGAAAGCCACTGGCGAGCCTGAAGAAATCGACGTCACGCCCAAGTCCGAGTCCAAGGACGCATCCGACAAAAAAGAATAA
- a CDS encoding MBL fold metallo-hydrolase RNA specificity domain-containing protein — protein MKITFLGAARTVTGSCHVLECEQTRFAIDCGMHQGNRDIEGRNWDVNGMYRPESLDFILLTHAHIDHSGLLPRLVSQGFKGPVYTTAPTKDLLGIMLEDSARIQETEAQWRSTKKQRVGAPPVEPLYTVEDAQKALTQLKTQEYNQVFEPKPGVRVIFNNAGHILGSAFIELWVTEGDEETKLVFSGDLGRPNQLLIPNPQTVETADFLFLESTYGSRNHKNETQSRQELAEAIAYSYQRGEKVIIPAFAVERTQELLYTLHLLLQEGLLPADMPVYLDSPLAIKATEIFRRHWDYYDQQTKELVKNGQNPLDLPNLRFTLTPDESRAINVSQEPAIVIAGSGMANAGRIKHHLRHNIWKTGASIVFVGFQAEGTPGRRIVDGAKSIRILGEELSVKAKVFTIGGFSGHAGQTQILDWLSHLRNPEMQVYLVHGEHSGQKVLADLIREKFKLTVHIPDYLDECLLEKGGRFELTARPTLAAPRIDWDYLLEETSGKLAQVRERVDYLQRMGQTNQVEIRGSLLAINSRLSSIMSELMFEQKQKPKQD, from the coding sequence ATGAAGATAACTTTTCTTGGCGCGGCGCGCACCGTGACCGGTTCATGCCATGTGCTCGAATGCGAGCAGACCCGTTTTGCCATTGATTGCGGCATGCATCAAGGCAACAGGGATATTGAAGGGCGCAACTGGGACGTGAACGGCATGTATCGTCCCGAATCCTTGGATTTCATCCTGCTCACGCACGCGCATATCGACCACTCCGGCCTGCTCCCGCGCCTGGTGTCCCAGGGTTTCAAGGGGCCGGTTTACACCACGGCTCCGACCAAGGATCTGCTTGGGATCATGCTCGAGGACAGCGCCCGCATCCAGGAGACCGAAGCGCAGTGGCGCAGCACCAAGAAACAGCGGGTTGGCGCTCCCCCGGTGGAGCCCCTCTATACGGTGGAGGATGCCCAGAAGGCGCTCACGCAGCTCAAGACCCAGGAGTACAATCAGGTCTTTGAACCGAAGCCGGGCGTGCGGGTGATTTTCAATAACGCCGGGCATATTTTGGGTTCGGCGTTCATCGAGCTGTGGGTCACGGAAGGGGACGAAGAGACCAAGCTGGTTTTTTCCGGAGATCTCGGGCGTCCCAATCAGCTGCTGATTCCCAACCCCCAGACCGTGGAAACGGCCGATTTTTTATTTCTGGAGTCAACCTACGGCTCGCGTAACCACAAAAACGAGACCCAGAGCCGGCAGGAACTGGCCGAGGCCATCGCCTACAGCTACCAGCGCGGAGAAAAGGTCATCATTCCGGCATTTGCCGTGGAGCGCACCCAGGAGTTGCTCTACACACTCCATCTCCTGCTTCAGGAAGGGCTGCTGCCGGCGGACATGCCCGTTTATTTGGACAGTCCGCTGGCCATCAAGGCTACGGAAATCTTCAGGCGCCATTGGGACTATTATGATCAGCAGACCAAGGAACTGGTCAAGAACGGCCAGAATCCCCTGGACTTGCCCAACCTGCGCTTTACGCTGACCCCCGACGAGTCGCGGGCCATCAACGTGTCTCAGGAGCCGGCCATCGTCATCGCGGGCAGCGGCATGGCCAATGCGGGGCGCATCAAGCACCACTTGCGGCACAATATCTGGAAAACCGGCGCATCCATTGTCTTTGTCGGCTTCCAGGCCGAAGGAACCCCTGGCCGCCGCATTGTCGATGGGGCCAAGAGCATCCGGATTCTGGGCGAGGAACTGTCGGTCAAGGCCAAGGTGTTCACCATCGGCGGATTTTCGGGCCACGCCGGTCAGACCCAGATTCTGGATTGGCTGTCCCATTTGCGCAATCCCGAGATGCAGGTCTATCTGGTTCACGGCGAGCATTCGGGGCAAAAGGTTCTGGCCGATCTGATCCGGGAGAAGTTCAAACTGACCGTGCATATACCGGACTATCTGGATGAATGTCTGCTCGAAAAGGGCGGCCGCTTCGAGCTCACCGCCCGTCCGACGCTGGCCGCGCCGCGCATCGACTGGGACTACCTGCTGGAGGAGACCTCCGGAAAGCTGGCCCAGGTGCGGGAGCGGGTCGATTACCTGCAGCGCATGGGCCAGACCAATCAGGTCGAGATCCGCGGCAGCCTGCTGGCCATCAACTCGCGTTTGAGCTCCATCATGTCGGAGCTGATGTTTGAACAAAAGCAAAAGCCCAAGCAGGACTAG
- the miaA gene encoding tRNA (adenosine(37)-N6)-dimethylallyltransferase MiaA, with amino-acid sequence MTDISLLCLVGATGTGKTAAALALAQALRGGVVNFDSRQVYAGLGVVTAQPTAEERAVCPHALYGYLPINTPVRAGAFAGEIMDQARAYRDQGLAPILVGGTGLYLKSLVDGLAPIPDIAPQIREDVVRECRDQGSQVLHGRLQLIDPDYAAKIHPNDPQRICRALEVFTATGQTLTWWHGRTCRPAGLRVLKIGLSVDLASLTPRLARRIDLMLEAGAQDEVRLAYAGCPDRFAPGFSGIGCPELLAVMLDGVSLDQARRDWLRSTRAYAKRQLTWFNKDSEIFWHHPEDVDGIVTRARQFLESASAG; translated from the coding sequence ATGACGGACATCTCGCTTCTTTGTCTGGTCGGAGCCACGGGCACGGGCAAGACCGCGGCGGCGCTGGCTCTGGCCCAGGCGCTTCGCGGCGGAGTGGTCAATTTCGATTCCCGTCAGGTCTATGCCGGACTCGGGGTGGTCACGGCCCAGCCCACGGCAGAGGAGCGGGCCGTCTGCCCGCACGCCCTCTACGGATACCTGCCCATAAACACCCCTGTCCGGGCCGGGGCCTTTGCCGGTGAAATCATGGATCAGGCCAGAGCCTATCGAGATCAGGGGCTGGCGCCCATCCTTGTCGGCGGGACCGGTCTTTATCTGAAAAGTCTTGTCGATGGATTGGCTCCCATTCCCGACATTGCTCCGCAGATCCGGGAGGACGTGGTCCGCGAGTGCCGTGATCAGGGTTCGCAGGTTCTGCACGGTCGTTTGCAGCTCATCGATCCGGATTATGCCGCCAAAATCCATCCCAATGACCCCCAGCGCATCTGTCGCGCCCTGGAAGTGTTCACCGCCACGGGTCAAACCCTGACCTGGTGGCACGGCCGGACCTGCCGACCCGCAGGCTTGCGGGTGCTCAAGATCGGGCTTTCCGTCGACTTGGCCTCGCTGACGCCGCGTCTGGCGCGGCGTATCGATTTGATGCTTGAGGCCGGAGCCCAGGACGAAGTGCGGCTGGCCTATGCAGGCTGTCCGGACCGCTTCGCGCCGGGGTTTTCCGGCATCGGCTGTCCGGAGCTTCTGGCCGTCATGCTTGACGGCGTGAGCCTTGACCAGGCCCGCCGTGACTGGCTGCGCAGCACTCGGGCCTACGCCAAGCGCCAGCTGACCTGGTTCAATAAGGATAGTGAGATTTTCTGGCACCATCCCGAAGACGTGGATGGTATCGTAACCCGGGCCAGGCAGTTCCTGGAGTCGGCTTCCGCCGGTTGA
- a CDS encoding DUF167 domain-containing protein, producing MCTDHPVFAGPAKNKGWRLGIWVQPGARKTEVAGLHGDFLKIRLQARAVDNKANSALIVFVSKILGIKASQVVIESGHASRQKNLLLDVVEEPDWNVFSERALGKP from the coding sequence ATGTGTACGGATCACCCGGTTTTCGCCGGACCGGCCAAAAATAAAGGCTGGAGGCTTGGGATCTGGGTCCAGCCCGGGGCAAGGAAAACTGAAGTTGCGGGCCTGCATGGCGACTTTTTGAAGATCCGGTTACAGGCCCGGGCCGTCGACAACAAGGCCAACAGCGCGTTGATCGTGTTTGTGTCGAAAATTTTGGGAATCAAGGCTTCGCAGGTGGTCATCGAGTCCGGGCATGCGTCCCGGCAAAAGAACCTGCTGCTGGATGTGGTGGAAGAGCCTGACTGGAATGTATTTTCGGAAAGGGCATTGGGCAAACCATAA
- a CDS encoding AMP-binding protein yields MDKPALREITLGQMLDEAIMQHPDNEAVVYVDRNFRMTYREFGELVDNLAKGLMAMGVQKGEKMAIWATNVPYWVAFQFATAKIGAVLLTVNTFYKTAELEYLLKQSECENLLLIDSFRDTDYVQTVYGLVPELKTQERGYLRSEKFPDLKRVFFLGQEKHRGMYSMPELLALSRVTSEEDYRARQASLDPHDVVNMQYTSGTTGFPKGVMLTHYNIGNNGFWIGENQKFTHNDRVCLPVPLFHCFGCVLGVLAAISHAATLVILEGFNPLMVLAAVEEEKCTALYGVPTMFISVLEHRSFPRYDLSSLRTGIMAGSPCPAPVMEKVMDIMNMKEITICYGLTETSPVMTQTRVNDSIEQRTKTVGRAMPEIEVRVVDPETGEPVAPGVQGEVCCRGYNVMKGYYNSPDATAQAIDPDGWMHSGDLGTIDEDGYLSITGRLKDMIIRGGENVYPREIEEFLYRMEGIKDVQVVGVPSRKYGEEVGAFVILKEGFDYATEDIRDFCRGQISRYKIPKYVVFLDEYPMTASGKIQKFKLRDLAGQYFPEAME; encoded by the coding sequence ATGGACAAGCCTGCGTTGCGAGAAATTACCCTGGGGCAGATGCTTGATGAAGCCATCATGCAGCACCCGGACAATGAAGCCGTGGTTTATGTGGACCGGAATTTTCGGATGACCTACCGGGAATTTGGGGAACTGGTCGACAACCTGGCCAAGGGGCTCATGGCCATGGGCGTGCAGAAAGGCGAGAAGATGGCCATCTGGGCGACCAACGTGCCGTACTGGGTCGCTTTTCAGTTCGCCACGGCCAAGATCGGGGCTGTTTTGCTGACGGTCAACACCTTTTATAAAACGGCCGAGTTGGAATACCTGCTCAAGCAGTCCGAGTGCGAGAACCTGCTGCTCATCGATTCCTTTCGGGACACGGATTACGTGCAGACCGTGTATGGTCTGGTTCCGGAGCTCAAAACCCAGGAGCGGGGTTATCTGCGCAGCGAAAAATTCCCGGATTTGAAGCGAGTGTTCTTTCTGGGGCAGGAGAAACATCGGGGCATGTACTCCATGCCGGAGCTCCTGGCGCTGAGCCGGGTCACCTCCGAAGAGGATTACCGCGCCCGGCAGGCCTCTCTCGACCCGCACGACGTGGTCAACATGCAGTACACGTCGGGCACCACCGGCTTCCCCAAAGGCGTCATGCTGACCCACTACAATATCGGCAACAACGGGTTCTGGATCGGCGAAAACCAGAAGTTCACCCATAATGACCGGGTCTGTCTACCTGTGCCGCTCTTTCACTGCTTCGGTTGCGTGCTGGGAGTCCTGGCCGCGATCAGCCATGCCGCCACTCTGGTCATCCTTGAGGGGTTCAATCCGCTCATGGTCCTGGCCGCCGTCGAGGAGGAAAAGTGCACCGCCCTTTACGGCGTGCCCACCATGTTCATCAGCGTGCTCGAACATCGCTCTTTCCCGCGCTATGATCTTTCTTCGCTTCGCACGGGCATCATGGCCGGTTCACCGTGTCCGGCGCCGGTCATGGAAAAGGTCATGGACATCATGAACATGAAGGAGATCACCATCTGCTATGGGCTGACCGAAACCTCCCCGGTCATGACCCAGACCCGGGTCAACGACTCCATTGAGCAGCGCACGAAGACCGTGGGCCGGGCCATGCCCGAGATCGAGGTGCGGGTCGTCGATCCCGAGACGGGCGAGCCCGTCGCTCCCGGCGTGCAGGGCGAGGTCTGCTGCCGTGGCTACAACGTCATGAAGGGCTACTACAACAGTCCCGACGCCACGGCCCAGGCCATCGACCCGGACGGCTGGATGCATTCCGGAGACCTCGGCACCATTGACGAGGACGGCTACCTGAGCATCACCGGCCGCCTGAAGGACATGATCATTCGCGGCGGCGAGAACGTGTACCCGCGCGAGATCGAGGAATTCCTGTACCGCATGGAGGGCATCAAGGACGTGCAGGTGGTCGGCGTGCCCAGCCGCAAGTACGGCGAGGAAGTGGGGGCATTCGTCATTTTGAAGGAAGGCTTCGACTACGCCACCGAGGATATCCGCGACTTCTGCCGTGGCCAGATCTCGCGCTACAAGATTCCTAAATACGTGGTCTTCCTGGATGAATATCCCATGACCGCGAGCGGCAAAATCCAAAAATTCAAGCTGCGTGATCTGGCCGGGCAGTATTTTCCGGAGGCCATGGAGTAG
- a CDS encoding HDOD domain-containing protein: MINLDKLSDRDLPPLKPMVLRLWQLLNAQNTRLQEIVEAMSAEPVLCARIMAISNSPLYRGLEEINSPQKALVRLGLNEVKGIVYYLTLSDSVRQNAFPPSFSVRKFWTHSLSTALLCKKLAQFYPHLFPMTPEEQDSTYLAGLLHDIGYVVMASLLPGEFTTMTRLWEAGGNSPLEIEDELFGVSHPILSAKALKLWKFPKNVQLAVYAHHRAISDDSPPPAIMLLKLADYLATDTGYHFNPMFTAELKRLTLPVFLLENDFQPVIEEVALKVEMLVSQAFD, encoded by the coding sequence ATGATCAACCTGGACAAACTCAGCGACCGCGATCTGCCCCCTTTAAAACCCATGGTCTTAAGGCTTTGGCAGCTCCTGAACGCCCAAAATACCCGCCTACAGGAAATCGTCGAAGCCATGAGCGCGGAGCCTGTGCTGTGCGCCCGGATCATGGCCATCTCCAACTCGCCCCTGTACCGGGGGCTGGAAGAAATCAACAGCCCGCAAAAGGCGCTGGTCCGGCTGGGCTTAAACGAGGTCAAGGGAATCGTCTACTATTTGACCCTCTCGGACTCGGTGCGCCAGAACGCCTTTCCGCCCTCGTTCTCTGTCCGCAAATTCTGGACTCACAGCCTGAGCACGGCGCTCCTGTGCAAGAAACTCGCGCAGTTCTACCCGCATCTCTTCCCCATGACCCCGGAGGAACAGGACAGCACCTATCTGGCCGGCCTGCTCCACGATATCGGCTATGTGGTCATGGCCTCGCTGCTGCCGGGAGAATTCACGACCATGACCAGGCTTTGGGAAGCGGGCGGAAATTCGCCTCTTGAGATCGAGGACGAGCTTTTCGGCGTCAGCCACCCGATCTTAAGCGCCAAGGCCCTTAAATTGTGGAAATTCCCGAAAAATGTCCAGCTTGCGGTATACGCCCACCACCGCGCCATTTCCGACGACTCCCCCCCGCCGGCCATCATGCTCCTCAAGCTCGCGGATTATCTGGCCACGGATACAGGGTATCACTTCAATCCCATGTTTACAGCTGAGCTCAAACGCCTGACCCTGCCCGTCTTTCTCCTGGAGAACGACTTCCAGCCAGTAATCGAGGAAGTA
- a CDS encoding HAD family hydrolase: protein MTADAGQSRRFDLRRIRGVIFDCDGVLFDSRNVNRHYYNHILSALGLAPMTPEDEDYAFMHTVDKAMARIIPADLLPKAAQLQGHMTYGDFIDRMVPEPGLFELLHTLEKLDVRMAVNTNRKNSMEMVLERFDLTRFFHPVMTAAKVALPKPDPEGLRRIVETWGLAVQEMSYLGDSSVDQETTNRAGVPFWAYRNRDLRAQLHVDSFHELRQWFETGFCEIID, encoded by the coding sequence ATGACAGCTGATGCGGGCCAGTCCCGTCGTTTTGATTTGCGCCGGATTCGTGGCGTGATCTTTGACTGTGACGGTGTACTTTTCGACTCCAGGAATGTGAACCGTCATTATTACAACCACATCCTGAGCGCCCTGGGCCTTGCGCCCATGACTCCAGAGGATGAGGATTACGCGTTCATGCATACCGTGGACAAGGCCATGGCCCGGATCATCCCGGCAGACCTTTTGCCCAAGGCGGCACAGTTGCAGGGGCACATGACCTATGGTGATTTCATCGATCGCATGGTGCCGGAGCCGGGGCTTTTTGAGCTGCTTCATACCCTGGAGAAGCTGGATGTGCGCATGGCCGTCAACACCAACCGCAAGAATTCCATGGAGATGGTGCTGGAACGGTTCGATCTGACCCGTTTTTTTCATCCTGTCATGACTGCAGCCAAGGTGGCCCTGCCCAAACCCGACCCCGAGGGCCTGCGGCGCATTGTCGAAACCTGGGGGCTGGCTGTGCAGGAGATGTCCTATCTTGGGGATTCTTCCGTTGACCAGGAGACCACGAATCGGGCCGGGGTCCCGTTTTGGGCCTATCGGAACCGGGATTTGAGGGCCCAACTGCATGTGGACAGTTTTCATGAACTGCGGCAATGGTTTGAGACGGGTTTTTGCGAGATAATCGATTAG
- the coaD gene encoding pantetheine-phosphate adenylyltransferase: protein MAQKLERVAVYPGTFDPFTNGHLSLVRRGLEVFDRVIVAVAKDSGKNPLFNLDERVEMIREVFRGQLRVEVEGFSGLLVEYVPSKGANTILRGLRAVSDFEYEFQMALMNRKLKPSIHTVFMMTDYRWLYISSTIIKDVARLGGVVEGLVPESILARVVARMDEQRSAKALSASGEPQQT from the coding sequence ATGGCGCAGAAACTAGAGCGGGTGGCGGTCTATCCGGGCACCTTCGACCCTTTCACCAATGGGCATCTGAGTCTGGTGCGGCGGGGGCTGGAAGTCTTCGACAGGGTCATCGTGGCCGTGGCCAAAGATTCGGGCAAGAACCCTCTTTTCAACCTTGATGAGCGGGTGGAGATGATCCGCGAGGTTTTTCGCGGGCAACTGCGTGTCGAGGTGGAAGGTTTTTCCGGACTTCTGGTCGAGTACGTGCCGAGCAAGGGGGCCAACACGATCCTGCGCGGCCTCCGGGCGGTCTCGGATTTCGAATACGAATTTCAGATGGCCCTCATGAATCGCAAACTCAAGCCCAGCATCCATACTGTCTTCATGATGACGGATTACCGCTGGCTTTACATCAGTTCGACCATCATCAAGGATGTGGCCAGGCTCGGCGGAGTGGTCGAGGGGCTGGTGCCCGAAAGCATCCTGGCCCGCGTGGTCGCGCGCATGGATGAACAGCGGAGCGCCAAGGCCCTGTCCGCTTCCGGAGAGCCGCAGCAAACATGA
- a CDS encoding YggT family protein → MPVFSSLFAAVYYVADSVLSLYFWVVIASVIMSWVNPDPYNPIVRGIRSLTEPVFYRIRKWLPFTYISGIDFSPFVVVLGIKFVQVFLARLMSQMMF, encoded by the coding sequence ATGCCTGTTTTTTCGAGTCTTTTTGCGGCTGTTTACTATGTGGCAGACAGCGTGTTGTCTTTATATTTCTGGGTGGTCATCGCCTCCGTGATCATGAGCTGGGTCAACCCCGATCCGTATAATCCCATCGTGCGTGGGATCAGGAGTCTGACCGAGCCTGTTTTTTACCGTATTCGCAAGTGGTTGCCGTTCACGTATATCAGCGGGATTGATTTTTCTCCGTTTGTCGTGGTCCTTGGCATCAAATTCGTGCAGGTTTTTTTGGCTCGACTGATGTCGCAGATGATGTTTTAG